A part of Elusimicrobiota bacterium genomic DNA contains:
- the yihA gene encoding ribosome biogenesis GTP-binding protein YihA/YsxC: MKKNDIFNAAKFVMSVNAQQKLGESQAEVAFVGRSNVGKSSLLNALCNQRSLANVSKTPGRTRSINVFSVKPGKWIIDLPGYGFAAVSKDEKDNWHSMLQHYLSGRPALKAIFVLVDAYVGVTKLDRQMIEWLNEMDLPYMVVANKTDRVAPDKNDDQRQALALDLLVVPEAVIWASAKTGAGIADLQDIVFDLLELG, translated from the coding sequence ATGAAAAAAAATGATATTTTTAATGCGGCAAAATTTGTTATGAGCGTTAATGCGCAGCAGAAACTTGGTGAATCACAGGCAGAAGTTGCTTTTGTAGGCAGGTCCAATGTAGGCAAGAGCTCGCTTTTAAATGCGCTTTGCAACCAGCGCTCGCTTGCTAATGTTTCAAAAACGCCAGGAAGAACACGCTCAATAAATGTATTCTCAGTAAAACCTGGCAAATGGATTATCGACTTGCCGGGTTATGGGTTTGCGGCTGTTTCTAAGGATGAAAAAGACAACTGGCACAGTATGCTTCAGCACTATCTTTCCGGGCGACCGGCGCTTAAAGCAATTTTTGTGCTGGTAGATGCATACGTAGGGGTTACAAAACTTGACCGCCAGATGATTGAGTGGTTAAACGAAATGGATTTGCCCTATATGGTAGTTGCGAATAAAACTGACCGGGTTGCGCCGGATAAAAATGATGACCAGCGCCAGGCCTTGGCTTTAGACCTGCTGGTAGTGCCGGAAGCTGTTATCTGGGCCAGCGCAAAAACAGGCGCAGGTATCGCCGATCTGCAGGATATTGTATTTGATTTGCTTGAGTTAGGTTAA